One window from the genome of Streptomyces cadmiisoli encodes:
- a CDS encoding SigE family RNA polymerase sigma factor — translation MNTLHGISTSAVITRLHDVNTHRGSEKSGAVSGRGCARGTGRQHTAHAQPGLQPYMTVVDGFTGETHGGAAYREESGERCAPTETADAEAAFTAYVQERRASLYATAYHLTGDRFEAEDLLQSALFSTYKAWDRISDKAAVGGYLRRTMTNLHISAWRRRKLNEYPTEELPETAGDTDAMRGTELRAVLWQALARLPELQRTMLVLRYYEGRTDPEIAEILDISVGTVKSSIWRSLRRLREDEVLSFGRDEQHAFGELVA, via the coding sequence ATGAACACGCTGCACGGCATCAGCACCAGCGCAGTGATCACGCGTCTGCACGACGTGAACACGCACCGGGGTTCCGAGAAGTCCGGTGCCGTGAGCGGGCGGGGGTGCGCTCGCGGCACCGGGCGTCAGCACACCGCGCATGCACAGCCGGGGCTTCAGCCCTACATGACGGTGGTTGACGGTTTCACGGGGGAAACACACGGGGGAGCCGCGTACAGGGAGGAATCGGGGGAGCGTTGCGCGCCGACGGAGACGGCGGATGCCGAAGCGGCATTCACCGCCTACGTCCAGGAACGCCGCGCCTCCCTGTACGCCACCGCCTACCACCTCACCGGTGACCGCTTCGAGGCCGAGGACCTGCTGCAGAGCGCGCTGTTCTCGACGTACAAGGCGTGGGACCGGATCAGTGACAAGGCGGCGGTCGGCGGATACCTCCGCCGCACCATGACCAACCTGCACATCAGCGCGTGGCGCCGCCGCAAGCTGAACGAGTACCCGACCGAGGAACTGCCGGAGACGGCCGGCGACACGGACGCGATGCGCGGCACCGAGCTGCGCGCGGTCCTGTGGCAGGCGCTGGCCCGGCTGCCCGAGCTCCAGCGCACCATGCTGGTCCTCCGCTACTACGAGGGCCGCACGGACCCGGAGATCGCGGAGATCCTCGACATCAGTGTCGGCACGGTGAAGTCCAGCATCTGGCGGTCGCTCCGCAGGCTGCGGGAGGACGAGGTCCTCAGCTTCGGCCGTGACGAGCAGCACGCCTTCGGGGAGCTTGTCGCCTGA
- a CDS encoding sensor histidine kinase codes for MTKGQGGLRGWAAARKGVLSALRFTSLRLRLVVVFGLVALTAAVSASAIAYWLNREAVLTRTQDAVLRDFEQEMENRAGALPEHPGQDELQSTAGQMASSSQRFSVLLVAEDANGRTVYGSSGGLNDGFALTDVPESLRTAVAEEQPLTSGNKSPYHLYWQRIVDDGTPYLVAGTRVIGGGPTGYMLKSLEPEAKDLNSLAWSLGIATGLALIGSALLAQAAATTVLKPVHRLGVAARRLGEGQLDTRLRESGTDELAELSRTFNRTAEALEKRVADMAARDEASRRFVADMSHELRTPLTAITAVTEVLEEELDSESGGIDPMIEPAVRLVVSETRRLNSLVENLMEVTRFDAGTARLVLDNVDVADQITACIDVRAWLDAVELDAERGIHARLDPRRLDVIMANLIGNALKHGGSPVRVSVREHQGDRDGADEGKAGAEVVIQVRDHGPGIPEDVLPHVFDRFYKASASRPRSEGSGLGLSIALENAHIHGGEITAANSPEGGAVFTLRLPRDASALAAEEERSMERGDLR; via the coding sequence GTGACGAAGGGGCAAGGGGGTCTCCGCGGCTGGGCCGCGGCACGCAAGGGAGTTCTGTCGGCGCTGCGTTTCACCAGCCTGCGGCTGCGGCTGGTCGTGGTGTTCGGGCTGGTGGCGTTGACCGCGGCGGTGTCCGCGTCCGCCATCGCGTACTGGCTCAACCGTGAGGCCGTGCTCACCCGCACCCAGGACGCGGTGCTGCGCGACTTCGAGCAGGAGATGGAGAACCGGGCGGGCGCGCTGCCCGAGCACCCCGGCCAGGACGAGCTCCAGAGCACCGCGGGCCAGATGGCGAGCAGCAGCCAGCGGTTCAGTGTGCTGCTCGTCGCCGAGGACGCGAACGGGCGCACGGTGTACGGCAGTTCCGGCGGCCTCAACGACGGCTTCGCCCTGACGGACGTACCGGAGTCGCTGCGTACGGCCGTCGCCGAGGAGCAGCCGCTGACCTCCGGGAACAAGTCGCCGTACCACCTGTACTGGCAGCGGATCGTCGACGACGGCACCCCGTACCTGGTGGCGGGCACCCGCGTGATCGGCGGCGGTCCGACCGGGTACATGCTCAAGTCGCTGGAGCCGGAGGCCAAGGACCTCAACTCGCTGGCCTGGTCGCTGGGCATCGCCACCGGTCTCGCGCTGATCGGTTCCGCGCTGCTCGCGCAGGCCGCCGCGACGACCGTGCTCAAGCCCGTGCACCGGCTCGGGGTCGCCGCGCGGCGGCTCGGCGAGGGCCAGCTCGACACCCGGCTGCGGGAATCGGGCACCGACGAACTGGCGGAACTGTCACGGACGTTCAACCGGACCGCGGAGGCGCTGGAGAAGCGGGTCGCCGACATGGCCGCGCGGGACGAGGCCTCGCGCCGGTTCGTCGCCGACATGAGTCACGAGCTGCGCACGCCGCTGACCGCGATCACCGCCGTGACGGAGGTGCTGGAGGAGGAGCTGGACTCCGAGAGCGGCGGCATCGACCCGATGATCGAGCCCGCGGTACGGCTCGTGGTGAGCGAGACCCGGCGGCTGAACTCCCTCGTGGAGAACCTGATGGAGGTCACCCGCTTCGACGCGGGCACCGCCCGGCTGGTCCTGGACAACGTCGACGTCGCGGACCAGATCACCGCCTGCATCGACGTACGGGCCTGGCTCGACGCGGTGGAACTGGACGCGGAGCGCGGTATCCACGCCCGCCTCGACCCGCGCCGACTGGACGTGATCATGGCCAATCTGATCGGCAACGCGCTCAAGCACGGCGGTTCGCCGGTGCGGGTGTCCGTGCGGGAGCACCAGGGCGACCGCGACGGGGCCGACGAGGGCAAGGCGGGCGCGGAGGTCGTGATCCAGGTGCGGGATCACGGGCCCGGCATCCCCGAGGACGTCCTGCCGCACGTCTTCGACCGGTTCTACAAGGCGAGCGCCTCCCGGCCGCGCTCCGAGGGCAGCGGGCTCGGCCTGTCCATCGCCCTGGAGAACGCGCACATCCACGGCGGCGAGATCACCGCCGCCAACTCCCCGGAGGGCGGCGCGGTGTTCACGCTGCGGCTGCCGCGGGACGCCTCGGCGCTGGCGGCCGAGGAGGAGCGCTCGATGGAGAGGGGGGACCTCCGATGA
- a CDS encoding PspC domain-containing protein: MSRLARPSSGRMIGGVCAALAGRFGTSATTMRVIFLLSCLLPGPQFLLYLALWILLPSESKSRTAW, translated from the coding sequence ATGTCCCGCCTCGCCCGTCCCAGCAGCGGCCGGATGATCGGCGGAGTGTGCGCAGCGCTGGCAGGGCGCTTCGGCACCTCCGCGACAACGATGCGTGTGATCTTCCTGCTGTCCTGTCTGCTGCCGGGGCCGCAGTTCCTGCTCTACCTCGCGCTGTGGATCCTGCTGCCGTCGGAGAGCAAGTCACGGACGGCCTGGTGA
- the afsQ1 gene encoding two-component system response regulator AfsQ1: MPSLLLIEDDDAIRTALELSLTRQGHRVATAASGEDGLKLLREQRPDLIVLDVMLPGIDGFEVCRRIRRTDQLPIILLTARSDDIDVVVGLESGADDYVVKPVQGRVLDARIRAVLRRGERESNDAATFGSLVIDRAAMTVTKNGEDLQLTPTELRLLLELSRRPGQALSRQQLLRLVWEHDYLGDSRLVDACVQRLRAKVEDVPSSPTLIRTVRGVGYRLDPPQ, encoded by the coding sequence GTGCCTTCCCTGTTGCTGATCGAGGACGACGACGCCATCCGAACGGCCCTGGAGCTCTCACTGACGCGCCAGGGACATCGCGTGGCGACCGCTGCCAGCGGAGAGGACGGTCTGAAGCTGCTGCGTGAGCAGCGGCCGGATCTGATCGTGCTGGATGTGATGCTGCCCGGTATCGACGGGTTCGAGGTGTGCCGGCGCATCCGGCGCACGGACCAGTTGCCGATCATTCTGCTGACCGCGCGCAGCGACGACATCGACGTGGTCGTCGGCCTGGAGTCCGGAGCCGACGACTATGTCGTCAAACCGGTGCAGGGCCGGGTGCTGGACGCGCGGATCCGGGCGGTGCTGCGCCGCGGTGAGCGGGAGTCGAACGACGCGGCGACCTTCGGCAGCCTGGTCATCGACCGTGCGGCGATGACCGTGACGAAGAACGGCGAGGACCTCCAGCTGACCCCGACCGAGCTGCGGCTGCTGCTCGAACTGAGCCGGCGGCCGGGACAGGCGCTGTCGCGGCAGCAGTTGCTGCGTCTGGTGTGGGAGCACGACTACCTGGGCGACTCGCGGCTCGTGGACGCCTGTGTCCAGCGGCTGCGCGCCAAGGTCGAGGACGTGCCGTCGTCCCCGACACTGATCCGTACCGTGCGGGGTGTGGGCTACCGGCTGGATCCGCCTCAGTGA
- a CDS encoding aldehyde dehydrogenase family protein: protein MQTSAFAYAPAPESRSIVDIAPSYGLFIDGEFVEAADGKVFKTVSPSTEEVLSEVAQAGSEDVDRAVKAARKAFEKWSALPGAERAKYLFRIARIIQERSRELAVLETLDNGKPIRETRDADLPLVAAHFFYYAGWADKLDHAGYGPDPRPLGVAGQVIPWNFPLLMLAWKIAPALATGNTVVLKPAETTPLSALFFADVCRQAGLPRGVVNILPGYGDAGAALVAHPDVAKVAFTGSTAVGKEIARTVAGTRKKLTLELGGKGANIVFDDAPIDQAVEGIVTGIFFNQGQVCCAGSRLLVQESIQDELLDSLKRRLSTLRLGDPLDKNTDIGAINSAEQLARITALAETGEAEGAERWSPACELPSSGYWFAPTLFTNVTQAHTIARDEIFGPVLSVLTFRTPDEAVAKANNTQYGLSAGIWTEKGSRILAVANKLRAGVVWSNTFNKFDPTSPFGGYKESGFGREGGRHGLEAYLDVR from the coding sequence ATGCAGACATCCGCATTCGCCTACGCCCCGGCCCCCGAGTCCCGCTCGATCGTCGACATCGCGCCGTCCTACGGCCTGTTCATCGACGGTGAGTTCGTGGAGGCCGCCGACGGCAAGGTCTTCAAGACGGTCTCGCCCTCCACCGAGGAGGTCCTCTCCGAGGTCGCGCAGGCCGGCTCCGAGGACGTCGACCGCGCGGTGAAGGCCGCCCGCAAGGCCTTCGAGAAGTGGTCGGCGCTGCCCGGCGCCGAGCGCGCGAAGTACCTGTTCCGCATCGCGCGGATCATCCAGGAGCGCAGCCGTGAGCTCGCCGTGCTGGAGACCCTGGACAACGGAAAGCCGATCCGGGAGACCCGCGACGCCGACCTGCCCCTGGTCGCCGCGCACTTCTTCTACTACGCGGGCTGGGCCGACAAGCTCGACCACGCCGGGTACGGCCCGGACCCGAGGCCGCTGGGCGTCGCCGGCCAGGTCATCCCCTGGAACTTCCCGCTGCTGATGCTGGCGTGGAAGATCGCTCCGGCGCTGGCCACCGGCAACACCGTGGTCCTGAAGCCGGCCGAGACGACCCCCCTGTCGGCCCTCTTCTTCGCGGACGTCTGCCGCCAGGCGGGCCTGCCCAGGGGCGTCGTCAACATCCTTCCCGGCTACGGTGACGCGGGCGCCGCGCTCGTCGCCCACCCGGACGTCGCCAAGGTCGCCTTCACCGGCTCCACGGCCGTCGGCAAGGAGATCGCCCGCACGGTCGCGGGCACCCGCAAGAAGCTCACCCTGGAGCTGGGCGGCAAGGGCGCCAACATCGTCTTCGACGACGCCCCGATCGACCAGGCCGTCGAGGGCATCGTCACGGGCATCTTCTTCAACCAGGGCCAGGTCTGCTGCGCGGGCAGCCGCCTGCTGGTGCAGGAGTCGATCCAGGACGAGCTGCTGGACTCCCTCAAGCGCAGGCTCTCCACCCTCCGCCTCGGTGATCCGCTCGACAAGAACACCGACATCGGCGCGATCAACTCCGCCGAGCAGCTCGCCCGTATCACCGCGCTCGCCGAGACGGGTGAGGCCGAGGGCGCCGAGCGCTGGTCCCCCGCCTGCGAACTGCCCTCCTCCGGCTACTGGTTCGCCCCGACCCTCTTCACGAACGTCACCCAGGCGCACACCATCGCCCGCGACGAGATCTTCGGCCCGGTCCTGTCGGTCCTCACCTTCCGCACCCCGGACGAGGCCGTCGCCAAGGCCAACAACACGCAGTACGGCCTGTCCGCCGGCATCTGGACGGAAAAGGGCTCCCGCATCCTGGCGGTCGCGAACAAGCTGCGCGCGGGCGTCGTCTGGTCCAACACGTTCAACAAGTTCGATCCGACCTCGCCGTTCGGCGGCTACAAGGAGTCGGGCTTCGGCCGCGAGGGCGGCCGCCACGGCCTGGAGGCGTACCTCGATGTCCGATAA
- a CDS encoding alpha/beta hydrolase: MAQQATPVRSARLGRALGPEPTAVSGVVLLLPGGDATSARRPSPLLAAASVRGLGRRLSRAGRDEGLIAHIVHYRYRGWNGSEAHLARDASWAADEAVRRYGDVPVCLAGRDMGGRAALHAGGHEAVNSVIAVAPWLPEDDVAAPPEPVKQLVGRKVLIVHGTNDERTDPELSFRFAARAKKANRDVCRFEVHGDRHGLHQYRDEVLSLAEDFALGTLFDRAFSRPVEDALAAPPPLGLRMPLAAGFGRSLRR, translated from the coding sequence ATGGCACAGCAAGCGACGCCGGTTCGCTCGGCCCGGCTGGGGCGGGCGCTCGGTCCGGAACCGACTGCGGTGAGCGGGGTGGTGCTGCTGCTCCCCGGTGGCGACGCGACCTCCGCGCGCCGGCCCTCGCCCCTGCTCGCGGCCGCGTCCGTAAGGGGGTTGGGGCGCCGGCTGTCGCGTGCCGGCCGTGACGAGGGCCTGATCGCGCACATCGTGCACTACCGCTACCGCGGCTGGAACGGCAGCGAGGCGCATCTCGCGCGCGACGCCTCGTGGGCCGCCGACGAGGCGGTACGGCGCTACGGCGACGTCCCGGTCTGCCTGGCCGGCCGCGACATGGGCGGCCGGGCCGCGCTGCACGCGGGCGGCCACGAGGCCGTCAACTCCGTGATCGCGGTGGCCCCCTGGCTGCCGGAGGACGATGTCGCGGCGCCGCCCGAACCGGTGAAGCAGCTCGTCGGCCGCAAGGTGCTGATCGTGCACGGCACCAACGACGAGCGCACCGACCCGGAGCTGTCGTTCCGGTTCGCGGCACGCGCGAAGAAGGCCAACCGGGACGTCTGCCGGTTCGAAGTCCACGGCGACCGGCACGGGTTGCACCAGTACCGCGACGAAGTGCTCTCCCTCGCCGAGGACTTCGCCCTGGGAACCCTGTTCGACCGCGCCTTCTCCCGGCCCGTCGAGGACGCCCTGGCCGCACCACCGCCCCTGGGCCTGCGCATGCCGCTCGCCGCGGGCTTCGGGCGGTCGCTGCGCCGGTAG
- the deoC gene encoding deoxyribose-phosphate aldolase, whose amino-acid sequence MPTSAHTLTDVAASESTLRRFLHGLPGVDAVGLEARAASLGTRSIKTTAKAYAIDLAISMVDLTTLEGADTPGKVRALGAKAVRPDPTDRSTPSTAAVCVYPDMVAAAKEAVAGSSVKVASVATAFPAGRAPIAVKLADVREAVAAGADEIDMVIDRGAFLSGNFMKVYEEIVAVKEACGAARLKVIFETGELSTYDNIRRASWLGMLAGADFIKTSTGKVAVNATPANTLLMLEAVRDFRAQTGVQVGVKPAGGIRTSKDAVKFLVLVNETAGSDWLDNHWFRFGASSLLNDLLMQRQKLATGRYSGPDYVTVD is encoded by the coding sequence ATGCCCACCTCTGCACACACCCTCACGGACGTGGCGGCCTCCGAGAGCACGCTGCGTCGGTTCCTCCACGGGCTGCCCGGCGTCGACGCGGTCGGCCTGGAGGCGCGTGCCGCCTCGCTCGGCACCCGTTCCATCAAGACCACCGCCAAGGCGTACGCCATCGACCTCGCCATCTCGATGGTCGACCTGACGACGCTGGAAGGCGCGGACACCCCCGGCAAGGTCCGGGCCCTCGGCGCCAAGGCGGTCCGTCCCGACCCGACCGACCGCTCGACCCCGTCGACGGCCGCGGTCTGCGTCTACCCCGACATGGTGGCCGCCGCGAAGGAGGCCGTCGCCGGATCGTCGGTGAAGGTCGCCTCCGTCGCCACCGCCTTCCCGGCGGGCCGCGCCCCGATCGCCGTCAAGCTGGCGGACGTGCGCGAGGCGGTCGCGGCCGGCGCCGACGAGATCGACATGGTCATCGACCGCGGCGCGTTCCTCTCGGGGAACTTCATGAAGGTGTACGAGGAGATCGTCGCCGTGAAGGAGGCCTGCGGGGCGGCCCGCCTCAAGGTCATCTTCGAGACCGGCGAGCTGTCGACGTACGACAACATCCGGCGGGCGAGCTGGCTCGGCATGCTGGCCGGGGCGGACTTCATCAAGACGTCGACCGGCAAGGTGGCGGTGAACGCGACCCCGGCGAACACCCTCCTCATGCTGGAGGCGGTGCGCGACTTCCGCGCGCAGACCGGGGTGCAGGTCGGTGTGAAGCCGGCCGGCGGCATCCGCACCTCCAAGGACGCCGTCAAGTTCCTGGTCCTGGTCAACGAGACCGCCGGCTCGGACTGGCTGGACAACCACTGGTTCCGCTTCGGTGCTTCCTCGCTCCTGAACGATCTGTTGATGCAGCGTCAGAAGCTGGCCACCGGCCGCTACTCCGGCCCCGACTACGTCACGGTGGACTGA
- a CDS encoding aldehyde dehydrogenase family protein has protein sequence MSDKSEKFDERLSVFKTYKLYVGGKFPRSESGRVYEVTDSKGKWLANAPLSSRKDARDAVVAARKAFGGWSGATAYNRGQVLYRVAEMLEGRRDQFVREVADAEGLSKSKAAAQVDAAIDRWVWYAGWTDKIAQVVGGGNPVAGPYFNLSTPEPTGVVAVLAPQDSSFLGLVSVTAPVIATGNTAIVIAAEKSPLPALSLAEVLATSDVPGGVVNVLSGRTAEIALPLAAHQDVNAIDLAGADDSLAKELEIAAADNLKRVLRPQPVDYAATPGTDRMTAFLETKTVWHPTGALGASGSSY, from the coding sequence ATGTCCGATAAGTCCGAGAAGTTTGACGAGCGACTCTCCGTCTTCAAGACCTACAAGCTGTACGTGGGGGGCAAGTTCCCGCGTTCCGAGAGCGGCCGGGTGTACGAGGTGACGGACTCCAAGGGCAAGTGGCTGGCCAACGCGCCCCTCTCCTCCCGCAAGGACGCCCGTGACGCGGTCGTCGCCGCCCGCAAGGCCTTCGGAGGCTGGTCCGGCGCCACCGCCTACAACCGCGGTCAGGTGCTCTACCGGGTCGCCGAGATGCTGGAGGGCCGCCGCGACCAGTTCGTGCGCGAGGTGGCCGACGCCGAGGGCCTGTCGAAGTCCAAGGCCGCGGCACAGGTGGACGCGGCGATCGACCGCTGGGTCTGGTACGCGGGCTGGACGGACAAGATCGCCCAGGTGGTCGGGGGCGGAAACCCGGTCGCGGGCCCGTACTTCAACCTCTCCACCCCCGAGCCGACGGGTGTGGTGGCGGTCCTCGCCCCGCAGGACTCCTCGTTCCTGGGCCTGGTCTCGGTGACCGCCCCGGTGATCGCGACCGGCAACACGGCGATCGTGATCGCCGCCGAGAAGTCCCCTCTCCCGGCGCTGTCCCTGGCCGAGGTGCTGGCCACCTCCGACGTACCCGGCGGCGTGGTGAACGTCCTCTCCGGCCGCACGGCGGAGATCGCCCTCCCGCTCGCCGCCCACCAGGACGTCAACGCGATCGACCTCGCGGGCGCCGACGACTCGCTGGCGAAGGAACTGGAGATCGCGGCGGCGGACAACCTCAAGCGCGTACTCCGTCCACAGCCTGTGGATTACGCGGCGACTCCGGGCACCGACCGCATGACGGCGTTCCTGGAGACGAAGACGGTCTGGCACCCCACGGGTGCGCTGGGGGCCTCCGGCTCCTCCTACTGA
- a CDS encoding adenosine deaminase — MTSQTDRMGNTPSSDQIRRAPKVLLHDHLDGGLRPGTVVELAHTGGYSALPETDPDKLGLWFREAADSGSLERYLETFSHTVGVMQTREALVRVAAECAEDLAADGVVYAEVRYAPEQHLEGGLTLEEVVEAVNEGFRQGERTARADGHRIRVGALLTAMRHAARALEIAELANRYRDQGVVGFDIAGAEAGYPPTRHLDAFEYLKRENNHFTIHAGEAFGLPSIWQALQWCGADRLGHGVRIIDDIEVAEDGSVKLGRLAAYVRDKRIPLELCPSSNLQTGAASSYAEHPIGLLRRLHFRATVNTDNRLMSHTSMSREFEHLVGAFGYTLDDMQWFSVNAMKSAFIPFDERLAMINDVIKPGYAELKSEWLFKQTASTSDSASDEA, encoded by the coding sequence ATGACGAGCCAGACTGACCGGATGGGGAACACCCCGAGCTCGGACCAGATCCGCCGGGCACCCAAGGTTCTGCTGCACGACCACCTCGACGGCGGGCTGCGGCCCGGCACCGTGGTCGAACTCGCCCACACCGGCGGCTACTCGGCCCTGCCCGAGACCGATCCCGACAAGCTGGGCCTGTGGTTCCGCGAGGCCGCCGACTCCGGCTCCCTGGAGCGGTACCTGGAGACGTTCTCCCACACCGTCGGCGTCATGCAGACCCGCGAGGCCCTGGTCCGGGTCGCCGCCGAGTGCGCGGAGGACCTCGCCGCGGACGGCGTCGTCTACGCCGAGGTGCGCTACGCCCCCGAGCAGCACCTGGAGGGCGGGCTCACCCTCGAAGAGGTCGTCGAGGCCGTCAACGAGGGCTTCCGGCAGGGGGAGCGGACCGCGCGGGCCGACGGCCACCGGATCCGGGTCGGCGCCCTGCTGACCGCGATGCGGCACGCCGCCCGCGCCCTGGAGATCGCGGAACTCGCCAACCGCTACCGCGACCAGGGCGTCGTCGGCTTCGACATCGCGGGCGCCGAGGCCGGCTACCCGCCCACCCGGCACCTCGACGCGTTCGAGTACCTCAAGCGGGAGAACAACCACTTCACCATCCACGCCGGCGAGGCCTTCGGACTGCCGTCCATCTGGCAGGCCCTCCAGTGGTGCGGCGCCGACCGGCTCGGCCACGGGGTGCGCATCATCGACGACATCGAGGTCGCCGAGGACGGGAGCGTCAAGCTCGGCCGGCTCGCCGCGTACGTCCGGGACAAGCGCATCCCGCTGGAGCTGTGCCCCAGTTCCAACCTCCAGACCGGCGCGGCCAGTTCCTACGCCGAGCACCCCATCGGGCTGCTGCGCCGGCTGCACTTCCGTGCGACGGTCAACACCGACAACCGGCTGATGTCCCACACCAGCATGAGCCGGGAATTCGAGCACCTGGTCGGAGCGTTCGGCTACACGCTCGACGACATGCAGTGGTTCTCGGTCAATGCTATGAAGTCAGCATTCATTCCTTTCGATGAACGACTGGCCATGATCAATGACGTGATCAAGCCCGGCTATGCCGAGTTGAAGTCCGAATGGCTGTTCAAGCAGACCGCTTCGACCAGCGATTCCGCGTCCGACGAGGCCTGA
- a CDS encoding uridine kinase family protein — translation MTRASKPTRGVVQEWSDASDWCPVSSHPPIPTRVVLLCGPSGSGKSLVSARSGLPVLRLDDFYKEGADPTLPQVPGSSDIDWDHPESWDAAAAVAAIERLCRTGRTEVPVYDISLSARTGENTVDIGRTPLFIAEGVFAAEIVRRCRELGVLADALCLSRGPLRTFRRRFVRDLKEGRKSVPFLLRRGWRLMRAERSIVARQTALGAHACDKDEAMGRLAAAAAGRSTTLRTAA, via the coding sequence GTGACACGCGCTTCAAAGCCGACCCGCGGGGTCGTTCAGGAGTGGTCGGATGCATCAGACTGGTGTCCCGTGAGCTCCCATCCACCGATACCCACCCGGGTCGTGCTGCTGTGCGGGCCCTCCGGCTCCGGCAAGTCCCTCGTCTCCGCCCGTTCCGGCCTGCCGGTGCTGCGGCTCGACGACTTCTACAAGGAGGGCGCCGACCCCACGCTGCCGCAGGTGCCGGGGAGCTCGGACATCGACTGGGACCACCCGGAGTCCTGGGACGCCGCCGCCGCCGTCGCCGCGATCGAGCGACTGTGCCGCACGGGGCGCACCGAGGTCCCGGTCTACGACATCTCGCTCAGCGCCCGCACCGGCGAGAACACCGTCGACATCGGCCGGACCCCGCTGTTCATCGCCGAGGGCGTCTTCGCCGCCGAGATCGTCCGGCGCTGCCGCGAACTCGGGGTGCTGGCCGACGCGCTGTGCCTGAGCCGCGGCCCGCTGCGCACCTTCCGCCGCCGCTTCGTGCGCGATCTGAAGGAGGGCCGCAAGTCGGTGCCGTTCCTGCTGCGCCGCGGCTGGCGCCTGATGCGTGCCGAGCGTTCCATCGTGGCCCGGCAGACCGCGCTCGGCGCCCACGCCTGCGACAAGGACGAGGCGATGGGACGGCTGGCGGCCGCGGCGGCGGGACGGTCCACGACGCTGCGCACGGCCGCCTGA
- a CDS encoding VanZ family protein, translating to MQRQGSMGGNAAIRMRVTGGVLLVAHLVFVAWCTLRPLDVPWVMPANLRPLAGIRADLALGWPEAARGIGGGLALLAPLGVLLPLAGGRPAVSPLGSLARTVAAGALISLTIELLQTGVPGQVVDVDSVLLNAAGVALAHVAVVPAGRYWIRRRSQSRLREALRRDESAQGRTPTIPRVGIAP from the coding sequence GTGCAGCGTCAAGGCTCCATGGGCGGCAACGCCGCGATCCGCATGCGTGTGACGGGGGGTGTCCTCCTCGTCGCGCATCTCGTGTTCGTCGCCTGGTGCACGCTGCGTCCACTGGACGTCCCCTGGGTGATGCCCGCCAATCTGCGCCCGCTCGCGGGCATCCGGGCCGATCTGGCGCTGGGCTGGCCCGAGGCGGCGCGCGGCATCGGGGGCGGGCTCGCGCTGCTGGCGCCGCTGGGTGTCCTGCTTCCGCTGGCCGGGGGGCGGCCGGCCGTCTCGCCGCTGGGTTCGCTGGCCCGTACGGTCGCGGCCGGGGCGCTGATCTCGCTCACCATCGAGCTGTTGCAGACCGGGGTGCCGGGCCAGGTCGTGGACGTGGACTCGGTGCTGCTGAACGCCGCGGGTGTGGCGCTCGCGCATGTCGCGGTCGTACCGGCCGGGCGGTACTGGATACGCCGCAGGTCTCAGTCCCGGCTCCGGGAGGCCCTGCGCCGGGACGAGTCCGCTCAGGGTCGGACCCCGACGATTCCCAGGGTCGGCATCGCCCCGTAG